A section of the Stenotrophomonas sp. 364 genome encodes:
- a CDS encoding glutathione S-transferase family protein has product MLTLHIGNKNYSSWSMRPWVLMTQADIPFDEVLLRFDSFEPGSQFKRQAMALSPSGTVPVLVDGDLVVWDTLAIAEYLAERFPERALWPQAVEARALARSVCAHMHSGFGALRQHFPMNIEASLPEVGARVLREQPAVVEDLQRLQALWENLLARHDGPLLFDRFSIADAFFAPVVMRLTTYAVPVSPRVQRYMDAVLALQGVQQWVAGALAEHDFRPFEEPYRQAPDARDVGE; this is encoded by the coding sequence ATGCTTACGCTCCATATCGGCAACAAGAACTACTCGTCCTGGTCGATGCGTCCGTGGGTACTGATGACCCAGGCGGATATTCCGTTCGATGAAGTGCTGCTGCGGTTCGACAGCTTCGAGCCCGGCTCGCAGTTCAAGCGGCAGGCCATGGCGCTGTCGCCGTCGGGTACGGTGCCGGTGCTGGTGGATGGCGACCTGGTGGTGTGGGACACGCTGGCGATTGCCGAGTACCTGGCCGAACGTTTCCCCGAGCGCGCGCTGTGGCCGCAGGCGGTGGAGGCGCGTGCCCTGGCGCGCAGCGTGTGCGCGCACATGCACAGCGGATTCGGCGCGCTGCGCCAGCATTTCCCGATGAACATCGAGGCGTCGCTGCCGGAGGTGGGTGCACGCGTGCTGCGCGAGCAGCCGGCCGTGGTGGAAGACCTGCAACGCCTGCAGGCACTGTGGGAAAACCTGCTGGCGCGCCACGACGGCCCGTTGTTGTTCGACCGGTTCAGCATCGCCGATGCCTTCTTCGCGCCCGTGGTGATGCGCCTGACGACCTATGCGGTGCCGGTCAGCCCACGCGTGCAGCGCTACATGGACGCAGTGTTGGCGCTGCAGGGCGTGCAGCAGTGGGTGGCGGGCGCGCTGGCCGAACACGACTTCCGCCCGTTCGAAGAGCCGTACCGGCAGGCGCCGGACGCGCGCGACGTCGGTGAATGA
- a CDS encoding phosphohydrolase → MRGDADAEAVAWLHDVVEDCPDFAAEVDLFPAHIRAAVACLTRRKEVPADDYYAAIARNPLARKVKLADIADNSDPARLQYLPVEVVQRLTQKYAHALLALGAGPLPASR, encoded by the coding sequence GTGCGTGGCGACGCTGACGCCGAAGCGGTGGCCTGGCTGCACGACGTGGTGGAAGACTGCCCGGACTTCGCGGCCGAGGTGGACCTGTTCCCCGCCCATATCCGTGCGGCGGTCGCCTGCCTTACCCGGCGCAAGGAGGTACCCGCAGACGACTACTACGCCGCCATTGCGCGCAACCCGCTGGCGCGGAAGGTCAAGCTTGCCGACATTGCCGACAACAGCGACCCGGCGCGGCTTCAGTACCTGCCGGTGGAGGTGGTGCAGCGGTTGACGCAGAAGTACGCGCACGCCCTGCTGGCCCTGGGCGCGGGGCCGCTACCCGCCTCGCGCTGA
- a CDS encoding TraB/GumN family protein produces the protein MASAARAGKAVAVLAMAVWCAAGAQAQAPTGGPTVVDLAPVVVSGVQPGPGMWKVTGSDGHALWILGTVSPLPAKLDWRADEVQAVIASADEVLGPPGWKVDADIGVFKGLTLLPSAMKAAHDPQGRRLDEILPAALYARWLPLKQRYMGRDRGVEKDRPLVAAARLYGDALKSVGLGGGTPVTRVLEKAYKARGLKPVPTRVAIRVEDPRAALKEMRGSTLADVACFQRTLDVVEHQLPLLVERANAWAVGDTEALQQLAVQSQYDACVGAIADSEVGRRRGLAGVDKQAADKWVQMARAALRRNATTFAVVPVALLVQPGGYLARLEQAGFEVQAP, from the coding sequence ATGGCGAGCGCGGCACGGGCAGGGAAGGCGGTGGCGGTACTGGCGATGGCGGTGTGGTGCGCGGCCGGCGCGCAGGCCCAGGCCCCTACGGGTGGGCCGACGGTGGTCGATCTGGCGCCGGTGGTGGTATCCGGTGTGCAGCCCGGTCCCGGCATGTGGAAGGTGACCGGCAGCGATGGCCATGCACTCTGGATTCTGGGCACGGTGTCACCGTTGCCGGCCAAGCTGGATTGGCGCGCGGATGAAGTGCAGGCGGTGATCGCCAGCGCCGATGAGGTGCTGGGGCCGCCCGGCTGGAAGGTCGATGCCGATATCGGCGTGTTCAAGGGACTGACCCTGCTGCCCTCGGCGATGAAGGCCGCGCACGATCCGCAGGGCCGGCGCCTGGACGAGATCCTGCCGGCGGCGCTGTATGCGCGTTGGCTGCCGCTCAAGCAGCGCTACATGGGGCGCGACCGCGGCGTGGAAAAGGACCGGCCGCTGGTGGCGGCTGCACGCCTGTATGGCGATGCGTTGAAGTCGGTGGGGCTCGGGGGCGGCACGCCGGTGACCCGCGTGCTGGAGAAGGCCTACAAGGCACGAGGCCTGAAGCCGGTGCCGACCCGGGTGGCGATCCGGGTGGAGGACCCGCGCGCGGCGCTGAAGGAAATGCGGGGCAGCACGCTGGCCGATGTCGCCTGCTTCCAGCGCACCCTGGATGTGGTGGAACACCAGCTGCCGCTGCTCGTGGAGCGGGCCAATGCCTGGGCCGTAGGCGACACCGAGGCGCTGCAGCAACTGGCGGTGCAGAGCCAGTACGACGCCTGCGTGGGGGCGATTGCCGACAGCGAGGTCGGGCGGCGTCGTGGCCTGGCCGGGGTGGACAAGCAGGCGGCGGACAAATGGGTGCAGATGGCGCGGGCCGCGCTGCGGCGCAACGCAACCACCTTCGCGGTGGTGCCGGTGGCGTTGCTGGTGCAGCCCGGTGGCTATCTGGCGCGCCTGGAGCAGGCCGGGTTCGAGGTCCAGGCGCCCTGA
- a CDS encoding BLUF domain-containing protein → MPLRAIAYTSVAFEGIQASDIDRILAAATSFNKVAGVTGVLMFDGTRFLQYFEGPEDGVDSVYQRVLNARSHLFLRELARGAVLTRYFPRWTMASAAIEPQVLTGMIETAWEGFIPAAPIAGQGRVGFARLLELWTGVSGELEPAAVMLGS, encoded by the coding sequence ATGCCGTTGCGTGCGATCGCCTACACCAGCGTCGCCTTCGAAGGGATTCAAGCGTCGGATATCGATCGTATCCTTGCCGCGGCGACAAGCTTCAACAAGGTGGCCGGGGTCACTGGCGTGCTGATGTTCGATGGCACCCGTTTCCTGCAGTATTTCGAGGGTCCCGAAGACGGCGTCGATTCGGTGTACCAGCGTGTGCTCAATGCGCGCAGCCATCTTTTCCTGCGCGAACTGGCGCGTGGGGCGGTACTGACCCGCTACTTCCCCCGCTGGACGATGGCGTCGGCGGCCATCGAGCCGCAGGTGCTCACCGGCATGATCGAGACCGCGTGGGAGGGCTTCATTCCCGCAGCGCCGATCGCTGGCCAGGGCCGGGTAGGGTTCGCCCGCCTGCTTGAATTGTGGACCGGGGTATCGGGTGAACTGGAACCGGCCGCCGTGATGCTGGGCTCGTAA
- a CDS encoding nucleotide sugar dehydrogenase has protein sequence MVVGAGAADAPRIAVIGLGYVGLPLAVAFGARQPTLGFDIDHARVEELQRGHDHTLEMEPHELAAARHARYTADPAALAACTIYIVTVPTPIDALEQPDLGPLRSASSLIAAVLKPGDLVIYESTVYPGTTEEVCVPLLEAGSGLRFNHDFHCGYSPERINPGDRQRRLPDIRKITSGSTPEIAAQVDALYATIITAGTWPAPSIRVAEAAKVIENIQRDVNIALVNELALIFDRLGIDTQDVLDAAGSKWNFLPFRPGLVGGHCIGVDPYYLLHKSESVGYHPDLIHTARQVNNRVGAHVAQRVLALLAGRGTSPDAARILVLGVTFKENCPDLRNSRALELAQSLQAAGARVDVQDPWVGPAVLAGSGVHWVERADPGAFDAVVLAVAHDEFRAFDAATIRALLTPNGVVYDVKSVWPRDVVDDRL, from the coding sequence ATGGTCGTTGGGGCAGGCGCTGCGGATGCGCCACGTATCGCGGTGATCGGTCTTGGCTACGTCGGTCTGCCGCTGGCGGTCGCGTTCGGCGCCCGCCAGCCAACACTGGGTTTCGACATCGACCACGCGCGCGTCGAGGAGCTCCAGCGCGGCCACGACCACACGCTGGAAATGGAACCGCACGAGCTTGCCGCCGCCCGGCACGCCCGTTACACCGCTGATCCCGCCGCGCTGGCCGCGTGCACCATCTACATCGTGACGGTGCCCACGCCGATCGATGCACTGGAGCAGCCGGACCTGGGGCCGTTGCGCAGCGCCTCGTCGCTGATCGCCGCCGTGCTCAAGCCGGGCGACCTGGTGATCTACGAATCCACCGTCTACCCGGGGACCACCGAGGAAGTGTGCGTGCCGCTGCTGGAAGCCGGTTCCGGGCTGCGCTTCAACCACGATTTCCATTGCGGCTACAGTCCCGAGCGGATCAACCCCGGTGACCGCCAGCGCCGCCTGCCCGACATCCGCAAGATCACGTCCGGTTCGACCCCCGAGATCGCCGCGCAGGTCGATGCGCTGTACGCGACCATCATCACGGCCGGCACGTGGCCGGCGCCGTCGATCCGCGTGGCCGAGGCCGCCAAGGTCATCGAGAACATCCAGCGCGACGTCAACATCGCGCTGGTGAACGAGCTGGCGCTGATCTTCGACCGGCTCGGCATCGATACCCAGGACGTACTGGATGCAGCGGGCAGCAAGTGGAACTTCCTGCCGTTCCGGCCGGGCCTGGTCGGCGGCCATTGCATTGGCGTGGATCCCTATTACCTGTTGCACAAGTCCGAAAGCGTAGGCTACCACCCGGACCTGATCCACACCGCGCGGCAGGTCAACAACCGGGTCGGCGCACATGTGGCCCAGCGCGTGCTGGCGCTGCTGGCGGGGCGTGGCACGTCGCCGGACGCTGCGCGCATCCTGGTGCTTGGCGTGACCTTCAAGGAAAACTGCCCGGACCTGCGCAACAGCCGCGCGCTGGAGTTGGCGCAGTCGCTGCAGGCGGCCGGTGCGCGGGTGGACGTGCAGGACCCGTGGGTGGGGCCGGCGGTATTGGCAGGCAGCGGCGTGCACTGGGTGGAGCGGGCCGATCCCGGCGCGTTCGATGCCGTGGTGCTGGCCGTGGCCCACGACGAGTTCCGTGCGTTCGATGCGGCCACCATCCGCGCGCTGCTCACCCCCAACGGAGTGGTGTACGACGTCAAATCGGTCTGGCCACGGGACGTTGTCGACGACCGGTTGTAG
- a CDS encoding FMN-binding glutamate synthase family protein, which yields MHRYLVYVLAILLLPVCLWLATIWPAWYWGVGTTLALVVLGTWDLLQKRSTLRRNYPVMAHFRYGLESIGPEIRQYFVQSDLEDVPFSRQQRALIYQRSKNEMDVVPFGTLRSTYAVDYEWINHSLAPTEIAHSDFRVLIGPNCAKPYSASVFNISAMSFGSLSANAIRALNEGARRGSFYHDTGEGSISPYHREMGGDLVWEIGSGYFGCRDDAGGFSEEKFVANANTDQVKMIEIKLSQGAKPGHGGVLPAAKVSAEISVTRGVPMGVDCVSPSKHSAFSTPVELLQFVARLRELSGGKPVGFKLAIGHPWEWFGIAKAMHETQLLPDFIVVDGAEGGTGAAPAEFIDHVGVPMHEALLLVHNTLVGLDLRDRIKVGAAGKVTSAFEIARTIALGADWCNAGRGFMFALGCIQSLSCHSDKCPTGIATQDPHRWRHLDAADKATRVHSYHDNTVRALRDLLCAAGLNHPSELGPEHILRRVSPVEIRSLASLYRYLAPGELLRQVPDHAVFHDYWSDARSDSFQPPARIQALRTSKSR from the coding sequence ATGCATCGTTACCTGGTCTACGTGCTCGCCATCCTGTTGTTGCCGGTCTGCCTGTGGCTGGCCACGATATGGCCCGCCTGGTACTGGGGCGTCGGCACCACCCTCGCGCTGGTGGTGCTCGGCACCTGGGACCTGTTGCAGAAGCGCAGCACGCTGCGCCGCAACTACCCGGTGATGGCGCATTTCCGCTACGGGCTCGAGTCGATCGGCCCGGAAATCCGCCAGTATTTCGTGCAGAGCGACCTGGAGGACGTGCCGTTCTCGCGGCAGCAGCGCGCGCTGATCTACCAGCGCTCCAAGAATGAAATGGACGTGGTGCCGTTCGGCACGCTGCGCAGCACCTATGCGGTGGACTACGAGTGGATCAACCACTCGCTGGCGCCCACCGAGATCGCGCACAGCGATTTCCGCGTGTTGATCGGCCCCAATTGCGCCAAGCCGTATTCGGCCAGCGTGTTCAACATTTCGGCGATGAGCTTCGGCTCGCTGTCGGCCAACGCGATCCGCGCCCTCAACGAAGGCGCGCGCCGCGGCAGTTTCTACCACGACACCGGCGAGGGCTCGATCTCGCCCTATCACCGCGAGATGGGGGGCGACCTGGTGTGGGAGATCGGGTCGGGCTACTTCGGCTGCCGCGATGACGCGGGTGGTTTCAGTGAAGAGAAGTTCGTGGCCAATGCCAACACCGACCAGGTGAAGATGATCGAGATCAAGCTGTCCCAGGGCGCCAAGCCCGGCCATGGCGGCGTCCTGCCGGCGGCCAAGGTCAGCGCGGAAATCTCGGTCACCCGTGGCGTACCGATGGGCGTGGATTGCGTGTCGCCGTCCAAGCACTCGGCGTTCAGCACGCCGGTGGAGCTTCTGCAGTTCGTGGCGCGGCTGCGCGAGCTGAGCGGTGGCAAGCCGGTCGGCTTCAAGCTGGCCATCGGCCATCCGTGGGAGTGGTTCGGCATTGCCAAGGCGATGCACGAGACCCAGCTGCTGCCGGACTTCATCGTGGTCGACGGTGCCGAAGGCGGCACCGGCGCGGCACCGGCCGAGTTCATCGACCACGTGGGCGTGCCGATGCACGAGGCGCTGCTGCTGGTCCACAACACGCTGGTCGGCCTGGACCTGCGCGACCGGATCAAGGTGGGCGCGGCCGGCAAGGTCACCAGTGCCTTCGAGATTGCGCGCACCATCGCGCTGGGCGCGGACTGGTGCAATGCCGGGCGCGGTTTCATGTTTGCGCTGGGCTGCATCCAGTCCCTGAGTTGCCACAGCGACAAATGCCCCACCGGTATCGCCACCCAGGACCCGCACCGCTGGCGGCATCTGGACGCGGCCGACAAGGCCACCCGCGTGCACAGCTACCACGACAACACCGTGCGCGCGCTGCGCGACCTGCTGTGCGCGGCTGGCTTGAACCACCCGTCCGAACTGGGCCCGGAGCACATCCTGCGCCGGGTATCGCCGGTGGAGATCCGCTCGCTGGCGTCGTTGTACCGGTACCTGGCGCCGGGTGAACTGCTGCGGCAGGTGCCCGACCACGCGGTGTTCCATGATTACTGGAGCGACGCGCGCAGCGATTCGTTCCAGCCGCCGGCGCGGATCCAGGCGCTGCGCACGAGCAAGTCGCGATGA
- a CDS encoding GNAT family N-acetyltransferase gives MAGQSPALRVGKAEEAERLWALRTRCVRELCSTAYPPEVIAPWAASPPPAQYAGLIARGGCLVAEDGAGQLLGYGILDTAGNEIDALFVDPDCGGRGIGQVLMQALQAMADPARPLLLSASLNAVPFYQRCGFRALREESYPHPSGIPLASVRMQRP, from the coding sequence ATGGCCGGGCAGAGCCCTGCGCTACGGGTGGGGAAGGCCGAGGAGGCCGAGCGGCTGTGGGCGCTGCGCACCCGCTGCGTGCGTGAGCTGTGCAGCACGGCGTACCCGCCCGAGGTGATCGCGCCGTGGGCGGCCTCGCCGCCGCCGGCGCAGTACGCTGGGCTGATCGCACGGGGCGGCTGCCTGGTGGCCGAGGACGGGGCAGGGCAGCTACTGGGGTACGGCATCCTCGACACGGCAGGCAATGAAATCGATGCGCTGTTCGTCGACCCCGACTGTGGCGGGCGCGGCATCGGCCAGGTGCTGATGCAGGCTCTGCAGGCCATGGCCGACCCGGCGCGTCCGCTGCTGCTGTCGGCCTCGCTCAACGCCGTCCCGTTCTACCAGCGCTGCGGTTTCCGGGCGCTACGTGAGGAAAGCTACCCGCATCCCAGCGGCATCCCGCTCGCTTCGGTGCGCATGCAACGCCCCTGA